GCGGAAGTTCCAGAGGGCGAACAGTCCCAGCCCCAGGAGGACGACCGCGAGCGGCGGGACGACGAAGACGGCGACGACCGCCCCGACCAGGAGGGGAAGCGCCCACTTGCGGACGCCGGGTGCGAAGTTCACGCGTGGGCCTCCTCTCCCCACGCGGTGAGGAGATGCGTCAGGTGGAGTCGGTCGTCGGTGCCGGTGGCGATGTCGAGGTCGACCGCGCCGGCGACGCGGTGGAGGCGCGCGAGGTCGTCGTTCCCGAGGTCGCTCCGGCGGGCCACCCGCAACAGGGCCCGCAGGAGGTCGCCGCCCTCGTACCCCTCGTCGTCGAGAAGCGTCCCCAGCGTCTTCCGGGCGTCGCGGTAGTCGCCGGCGCGCGCGTCGGCGAGCACCGACTTGAGCTGGTCGTCGTGGCCGACGTCCTTGATCGTCCGGTGGGCGGCGTCCATCGTGACCTCGCCCTCCGCGGTCGCCGTCGCCTGCGCGCTCAGGATCGCGCGGCGGACGTTCCCGTCGGCGTAGCCGGCGACGAACTCGACGCCGGCGTCGTCGTAGTCGACGCCCTCGCGCTTGACGATCTCCACCAGGACGTCGCGGAGTTCGTCGGTCGTCGGCTTCCGGACCGGCACGACGAAACACCGCGACCGGATCGGCGGGATCAACCGGGAGGGCTGGCGGGTGGCGATGACGAACTGCGTGGTCCGGTGGTGCCGTTCCATCACCCGCCGGAGGGCCTGCTGGAAGTCCTTGCGGACGGTCTCGGCGTTGTCGAAGAGGATCGTCTTGTAGTCGCCTGCGATGGGCGCGTAGCTCGCGGCCTCGCTGAAGACGTGTTTGACCATCTCCCGCTTCGACATGCTCCGGTCGACCAGATGCGCGAATCGTGGGTCGTCGGCGATCTGCTTCTTCGACCGGCCGAAGAAGTCCGCGACGTTGATCTCGACGAGATCCGCGTCGGGGTCGTCGTGGGCTTCCCGCGCGAGGGCCCTGACGGCGGCGGTCTTGCCGACCCCCACGGGACCCTGGAGGACGAGGTTCATCGGTTCGTCGACCGTCCGCCGGAGTCGGTCGCGGACCTCCGGCTGTGGGAGGTCCGACAGCGCCGGCGCGTGCGTCTCCGTCCAGAGCGGCGCGTCCATAGCCTGTGTGTGTCGGCCAGGGAGTAAGAATGGGTCGGTCGCCAGCCCGTCGTTATTCGATCTCGTACTCCGTGTCGGACTCACGATCGCGGTCGGCGTCGCGACGCCGGGCGCGGTCCTCGGCGGCCTCCAGCGTCTCGGTCTCCAGCAGCGCCTCCAGCTTCCGCTCGAACTGCTCCTCGGTGAGTTCACCGCGGGCGTACCGTCCCCTGAGCGTCGCGAGCGGATCGTCGGGATCGGCCGCCGTCGACGCCGAACGGGACTCGCCCGACGGCTCCGCATGGCGTTCGTCCGCACCGACGAGCGCGCTCACGAGCGGGACGACGACGGCGAAGCCGACGACGAACACCACCCAGAACCAGTCCATACCGAGAAACAGCGCGGTGAGAGCCACGCCGAGGACGAGCAACGAGGCGACACCAGTCGCGCGGCTGCGGGCGGGGAGTCGGCGCATACGAGACCGTGGTGGCCGGCGCGAAAAGCGTTGGCGCTCGGTGTGGGCGGGCCGAACGCGTCGAACGGTGGGCGACGGGATGAGGCCGAGCGAGAAACGGGGCGTCGTCGATTCGACAACCGTTTACGGCCACCCGGACGACGACCACGCATGTCGATGAGCGTGACGTTCCTCGGGACCAGCGCGGCCATGCCGACGGCCGAGCGCGCGCCCTCCGCGCTGATGTGTCACCGCGAGGGCGAGCGGTATCTCTTCGACTGCGGCGAGGGCACACAGCGGCAGATGATGCGGTTCGGCACCGGGTTCTCGGTCTCGCACCTGTTCGTCACGCACCTCCACGGCGACCACGTCCTCGGGATCCCCGGGCTGGTCCAGACGTGGGACTTCAACGACCGGAGCGACCCGCTCGCGATCCACGCCCCGCCCGGCTCACGCCGGCACATCGAGTCGCTCCTCCACGCGGGCGGCCACCAGCCGGGCTTTCCCATCCGGGTCAACGAGGTGTCGCCCGGCAGCGTCGCGCTTGACGGCGACGAGTTCGAGGTCCGCGCGTTCGAGACCGAACACCGTACGCGGTCGGTGGGGTGGGCCCTGGTGGAAGACGACCGCCGGGGCCGGTTCGACCGCGCCCGCGCCGAGGAACTCGGCGTGCCCGTCGGGCCGAAGTTCGGCCGACTGCACGACGGCGAACCGGTGGAACTCGACGACGGCCGGGTCGTCCACCCCGAGCAGGTCGTCGGCGAGCCACGACCGGGCCGGCGTCTGGTGTACACGGGCGACACGCGGCCGGTGTGGGCAACCGAGGAGATCGCCCGGGACGCGGACCTGCTGATCCACGAGGCGACGTTCGCGAGCGACGAGGCCGACCGCGCGCAGTCGACCGGACACACGACCGCACGGGAGGCGGGGAACCTCGCCAGGCGAGCAGGGGTAAAACGGCTCGCGCTGACGCACGTCTCCTCGCGCTACGCGGGCGACGCCTCCGCCATCGCGAGCGAGGCCGCCGCAGCGTTCGACGGCGAGTCGGTCGTCGCCCACGACGGCCTCGAACTCGATGTGCCGTTCCCCGAGGAGTGAGCCCACGGCTCAGCAACGTTTTTGTCCCGGTCGACCCTCCGTCGGAGTCGTGCCCTCCAACCGATTCCACCTGGTCGACGTGTTCGCCACCGAACGATACGCCGGCAATCAGCTCGCCGTCGTCGAAACCCCTCACTCCCTGACCGACGACCGGATGGGAGCGCTCGCCGCCGAGTTCGACTTCTCCGAGACGACGTTCGTCTCCCTGGACGGGGAGCCGTACCACACGCGGATCTTCACGCCGCGGGAGGAGATCCCGTTCGCGGGCCATCCGACACTCGGGACGGCGTGGGTCGTCCGCGAGCGCGCTGGGGACGACCTCAACGGGGCCGTCGACGAGGTGGTACTCGAGCTTCCCGTCGGCGAGGTCCCAGTCGACGTCCGGACGACCGACGGGACGGAGACGCTCTGGATGCGACAGCCGACTCCGACGTTCGGCGAGCGACGGAGTCACGAGCGCGCGGCCGCGGTGCTCGGACTCCCGGTCGACGCACTGGACCGCGCTCTTCCGGTGCAGGCCGTCTCGACGGGCCTGCCGACGGTCGTCGTCCCCGTCCGCGACCGCGAGGCGCTGACCGGGATCGAGGTCGACCCCGCGGCGTACGACGCGTTCGTCGCCGATCGCGAGGCGAAGAACGTCCTCGCGTTCTGTTTCGACCCGCGCGAGACGCGAAACGACCTCGCTGTTCGGGTGTTCGCGCCGTACTACGGGGTGCCCGAGGATCCCGCCACGGGGAGCTCGAACGGTTGTCTGGCGGCTTACCTCGCGCGACACCACGCCGACGCGACCGTCTCGGCTCGCGTCGAACAGGGGTACGAACTGGGGCGGCCGTCGCTGCTGTTTCTCGACGCGCACACCACCACCGACGCGGACGACGGGATCGACGTCGAGGTCGGCGGCCGCGTCGTCCCCGTCGGGTCGGGGACGCTCCGCTGAGCGGACGAACTGCACTCAGCCGTTGCGGTCGACCCACGAGAGCAACGAGCGGGCGCGGCGTGCGAGGCCGCGGCCGTCGCGGGTGAGTTCGTACTCCACACGGGGTGGAACCTCGTCGTACTGCGTCCGTTCGAGCATGCCCGCGTCGACGAGCGCTCCCAGCCGGGTCGACAGCGTCGACGTGCTCGCCTCGGGGAGGTGTGCCTCGAACTCCGAAAACCGGGCCGTGCCGTGGGCGTCGACGATACAGAGCAACTGCATCGTGTACTTGCTCGCTAGGGTGTCCATCAGGTCGGTGTCGGGACAGACACACCGCGCGCGGGAACAGGTTTTCATACGAACGGTCACCGTGGTTGCCCAAAGCTTCGAATTCCACACGTGAATAACTTTGGTCCGGGGACGGTCACGGTCCGACGGACGCTCTCGGCGTGGAGTATATATCCGCACCGCTCTTACCGAGCGTGTGAACGACCGGACGAGCGCGCTCGACTCGCTCGTGTTCGGCGTCGACATCCAGAGCGGCGACGTCCGCGGGGACGCGCCGTCGTACGCTGTCGTCGCCTTCGACGGCGAACGGGTCGACCGCGATGTCGTGTCGCACCGCAAGCTCCGGCGGCTCATCGACCGGGAGAACCCGGCAATCGTCGCCACCGACAACATGTACGAGCTCGCGGCCGACAAGGACGAACTGGTGGGGTTTCTGCGATCGCTCCCCGCCGAGACCACGCTGGTGCAGGTGACGGGCGACGAACGGCCCGAACCCCTGTCGCGGGTGGCGTCGCGACACGGCGTCCCCTACGGCAAGAAGCCGATGAAGGAGGCCGAAGCCGCCGCCAGGCTCGCCGCCGCGAACGTCGGCTACGAGGTATCGGCGTTCGAGAACACCACGACGGTGAAGGTGTCGCGGGGTCGGTCGACGGGCAAGGGTGGCTGGAGCGCCGACCGCTACACGCGGCGCATCCACGGCTCGGTGAAACGGACGGCCAGGCAGGTCGAGTCCAAGCTGAAGGAGGCCGGACTGGCGTACGAACGCGACGTCACGGAGAAGTACGGCGGCTACGCCAACGCCGTCTTCACCGTCGAGGCCCCGCCCGAGTCGATCCCCGTCTCCGCGCGACGGTCGGGCGACA
This Salinigranum marinum DNA region includes the following protein-coding sequences:
- a CDS encoding PhzF family phenazine biosynthesis protein gives rise to the protein MPSNRFHLVDVFATERYAGNQLAVVETPHSLTDDRMGALAAEFDFSETTFVSLDGEPYHTRIFTPREEIPFAGHPTLGTAWVVRERAGDDLNGAVDEVVLELPVGEVPVDVRTTDGTETLWMRQPTPTFGERRSHERAAAVLGLPVDALDRALPVQAVSTGLPTVVVPVRDREALTGIEVDPAAYDAFVADREAKNVLAFCFDPRETRNDLAVRVFAPYYGVPEDPATGSSNGCLAAYLARHHADATVSARVEQGYELGRPSLLFLDAHTTTDADDGIDVEVGGRVVPVGSGTLR
- a CDS encoding helix-turn-helix domain-containing protein, with amino-acid sequence MKTCSRARCVCPDTDLMDTLASKYTMQLLCIVDAHGTARFSEFEAHLPEASTSTLSTRLGALVDAGMLERTQYDEVPPRVEYELTRDGRGLARRARSLLSWVDRNG
- a CDS encoding AAA family ATPase, with the translated sequence MDAPLWTETHAPALSDLPQPEVRDRLRRTVDEPMNLVLQGPVGVGKTAAVRALAREAHDDPDADLVEINVADFFGRSKKQIADDPRFAHLVDRSMSKREMVKHVFSEAASYAPIAGDYKTILFDNAETVRKDFQQALRRVMERHHRTTQFVIATRQPSRLIPPIRSRCFVVPVRKPTTDELRDVLVEIVKREGVDYDDAGVEFVAGYADGNVRRAILSAQATATAEGEVTMDAAHRTIKDVGHDDQLKSVLADARAGDYRDARKTLGTLLDDEGYEGGDLLRALLRVARRSDLGNDDLARLHRVAGAVDLDIATGTDDRLHLTHLLTAWGEEAHA
- the rnz gene encoding ribonuclease Z, which encodes MSVTFLGTSAAMPTAERAPSALMCHREGERYLFDCGEGTQRQMMRFGTGFSVSHLFVTHLHGDHVLGIPGLVQTWDFNDRSDPLAIHAPPGSRRHIESLLHAGGHQPGFPIRVNEVSPGSVALDGDEFEVRAFETEHRTRSVGWALVEDDRRGRFDRARAEELGVPVGPKFGRLHDGEPVELDDGRVVHPEQVVGEPRPGRRLVYTGDTRPVWATEEIARDADLLIHEATFASDEADRAQSTGHTTAREAGNLARRAGVKRLALTHVSSRYAGDASAIASEAAAAFDGESVVAHDGLELDVPFPEE
- a CDS encoding SHOCT domain-containing protein, with translation MRRLPARSRATGVASLLVLGVALTALFLGMDWFWVVFVVGFAVVVPLVSALVGADERHAEPSGESRSASTAADPDDPLATLRGRYARGELTEEQFERKLEALLETETLEAAEDRARRRDADRDRESDTEYEIE